Within the Leptotrichia sp. oral taxon 498 genome, the region TTGTATAAAGATTATAAAAATAAAGAAAAAGAAATCGAGCAGGAAAAATTGACACTGGAAGACAGTAAAAGAGATTATGCCATTCAGTCGGAAAAATGGAATTTGGGAACGACAACGCTTTATGATTTTGAGCTGGCAAAAACAGAATATGAAAATTCCCAGTTAAAATGTGAAAATCTTGAAAGAGAGTTAAAGATTTTGGGAGAAAAATTTATGATTTATAATGTGAAATTGCCTGAAAAAAGCGAACTTGAAGATTTAAAAAAAGTTGAATTAAAAAAAGAGGATTTTTATAATTTGAGATTGTCAGAAGCGGAGTCGATTGAGTTAAATGGCAAACTCAATGATGAAAAATTGAGAAAGGAATCAATAGATTATAAGTATCCAAAATTGACGGCGGATGTCGGATATTCATTAAAAAATCATTCAGTTGTATTTGGTCTTGGCGTTACTAAAACATTTAAAAGGTACAACGATACGATTGAAGATTTGAAAAATGAAAAAGAAAAATTGGAACTACAGTATGCGCAGAAAAAAAATGAGCTATTATCAAATGTGGGACAGCAAATGATAACTTATACGACTTATGAAACCAATGAGATAACTGCTGAAAACACTATGAACATCACAAAGAGAAACTCTGAAATTTATGCGAAAAAATACGAATTGGGAGTTGATACTTTTGAAAACTATGTGGAAAAAAGAAATGAGTACAGAAAAGCTGTAAAAGATTATGAAAAAGCTAAAAATGAACTTGCGGCATTTACGAAAAAGATAAAATATTATAAATAATACAAAAAAAGAGGTGATTTTGTGAAAGGAAGTTATATTTTGAATAAAAAAAATATTATGAAAATATTATCAATTTTTATTATTTTATCATTTCTTTTAATTAGTTGTGGTAAAAAGGAAGCTGTTTTGGAATATGAAGTAACAAAAGTCGGTGTTGGAGATATAGAACTTTCCGTGTCAAAAACGGGACAAGTGGTGTCTGAAAATGAAGTGTCAGTATATACGAGTTCCAGTCAAAGAGTAAAAGATGTATTTTTTAAAACAGGTGATAATGTAAAAAAAGGAGATGTAGTCGTAACATTTTATCCAGCTGATAAAAATGAAACTTTGAGAAAAATTCAGATGAAAAATTTAGAAATTAAAAAATATGAAAGAAATTTAGCTAGTGCTCAAAGTTCCCTTAGAAGAAAAAAAGAAACTAAAAGTTTGGAAATTCAGCAAAAGTCACGAGATTTGCATAACGCTGAAGAGCTTTACAAAGTTGGAGGGGAAACTAGGGTTAATGTGGATGATGCAAGAAAAGCATTAAGAACTTCTAGGCTAGAATCAGATACCGTTGATAGCGAAGAAAGAACTAACATAGAAGACGCAAGGACAGCGTTAAAGACTGCAAAATTGGAACTAGCGACATTGCAGGAAGATATGACGCTTATAAAAAATGAAATAACAAGTCCAGTAGATGGAGTTATTACAGAGATGACTGCCGATGAAAATTATAAAGTAAACACTGAAACAACTTTATTCAAGGTATCAGATTCCAAAAATATGAAAGTGGAAGTGAGTTTATCAGACACGCAAGTAAAAGATATAGAAGTGGGACAAAGAGTAGAAATTACATCAGATGCATTGCCTAAAGGAGAAAAAGTCGAAGGATATGTATCGCAAATTTCAGGAGTGGCTAAAAAAAGTGAGAATTTGGATGAAAGTAACACGACTGTTACTATAAAAATGAACGATACAAAAAATTTAAGACCAGGAACTACAATAAGTGCCACAATTTTTTATAAAGAGAGAAAAAATATTATAAAAATTCCGTATAGCGCAGTAATAAATGAAAACGGAAAGTATTTTGTGTTTATAGTTGGAAAGGATAAAAAAATTACAAAAAGAGAAGTAAAAGTAGGAATCAGTGATGAAACTTATTATGAAGTAACTTCTGGATTGAGCTTAGGAGATAATATAATTTCTATTGTTGACGAAACATTAAAAGATGGTCAGAAAATAAAAATTGCGGATCCTAAAAAACCTAGAAAAGATAACAAAAAAATAATAAAACAACAAGATGTAGAAAGTGTACCAGCAGGTGATGCAGCGCCAGGAGGTCCAGGACCTATGTAAAATTATGTAAAAAAATTTAAAATCTGATAAAGGAATTATAAATTTATGATAGATGTAAAAGATGTTGTAAAGACGTATAAAAATGGAAATTTGGAATTGACTGTATTAAAAGGACTTAATCTATCAGTCAAAAAAGGAGAGTATGTCGCATTTATGGGACCAAGTGGAAGTGGAAAATCTACTCTTATGAACATTTTGGGCTGCCTTGACAGTCTGACTTCAGGAACATATATTTTAGACG harbors:
- a CDS encoding TolC family protein, translated to MFKTFFDIKIINVSILFCFMETLSYGINVDDVISQYEKNSYTTKINEVNMKTYDIKDKALKNGDWNEIKVTSDSNYTLHGDFDGLTMENNVKYGMLYYKNGYNFRNKKVTENKIGISKELNDYFGYSDNKYNKSTNDISRNIQKINNETTKNSEIRDLIDLYKDYKNKEKEIEQEKLTLEDSKRDYAIQSEKWNLGTTTLYDFELAKTEYENSQLKCENLERELKILGEKFMIYNVKLPEKSELEDLKKVELKKEDFYNLRLSEAESIELNGKLNDEKLRKESIDYKYPKLTADVGYSLKNHSVVFGLGVTKTFKRYNDTIEDLKNEKEKLELQYAQKKNELLSNVGQQMITYTTYETNEITAENTMNITKRNSEIYAKKYELGVDTFENYVEKRNEYRKAVKDYEKAKNELAAFTKKIKYYK
- a CDS encoding efflux RND transporter periplasmic adaptor subunit produces the protein MKGSYILNKKNIMKILSIFIILSFLLISCGKKEAVLEYEVTKVGVGDIELSVSKTGQVVSENEVSVYTSSSQRVKDVFFKTGDNVKKGDVVVTFYPADKNETLRKIQMKNLEIKKYERNLASAQSSLRRKKETKSLEIQQKSRDLHNAEELYKVGGETRVNVDDARKALRTSRLESDTVDSEERTNIEDARTALKTAKLELATLQEDMTLIKNEITSPVDGVITEMTADENYKVNTETTLFKVSDSKNMKVEVSLSDTQVKDIEVGQRVEITSDALPKGEKVEGYVSQISGVAKKSENLDESNTTVTIKMNDTKNLRPGTTISATIFYKERKNIIKIPYSAVINENGKYFVFIVGKDKKITKREVKVGISDETYYEVTSGLSLGDNIISIVDETLKDGQKIKIADPKKPRKDNKKIIKQQDVESVPAGDAAPGGPGPM